CGAAAGAAAGCGCCGCAGGGCCTTTACCATCACTCCAGGTTTTCCCGGAGTGGGGTGGCAGTCCGCAGTCTCTCGCGAAATCAAAGGCAACAAGCAGACACGTGGAGAAAAGCCAGGAGAACTCAAGAGCTCGAACAAGTATGCTAGCAACTAAACAAGCCGGCCTACGCCACTCTGGAGTTTCTCGCGGGGCCCGGCCGCTACAGGTTTCCTGAGAAGCCATTATAATGGCAACTACATTCATCAACACTCCATAAAATCCTATCGAGTTACACTGCTAGTGTCGCAATTGCGCTTTTCTGCTGCTTAATTGTGGGCCCCAAGCTCTTATCACTTGCTACCATCCTATAAACTGTATGGAATGCCATCACAACTTTCGGAAAAATAAAGCGCTTTTTTACGCTATCAGTGGAGATATTACGAATTAGGCACAGGGAAGAaatagataaaaaattcatgGGGCCAACCCCAGACGTCAATCTTCTACACGtcaagttttgaaaaaaattaaataaaaaataaaaaaaaaaaccggCGCGAAGGAAACGTGCTGGCTCGCTAACTTCTAGTCTTACTGTACTGACTACCTTCCAGTCCTACTGGTTATACTGCATTGTACGGCAACTTACACACCCCACGCACTTACTTTCCTCCACAATGCCATCTAGAAAAATCGATTACCCGCTAATTTTCCGGGAAAAAGTCGATTAATGTAGGTTAGTGGCAGCTATGCTAAGCAATGATAAAGGAACCATACACGATATTTCTACAGAAGGCTATTAAATAGGGTGAAATAGGATGAAGCAACAATCAAAAATTATGAAAGCATCCGTTTTCTCGCTATTCTAATAATGGGACAGAACTGCCAATTCTTGATCTGGTGATCCATACGATTAAAATAGGGGTTCATCGCATGGAAAGTCTGTAAATCACACTTGCCTACCATAAGGAAGTCATCAATTCCCGAATTTTAAACGGGTTTCTATGAGTATTTGGAGGATGTTCATTCTTGGTAACATTACTGATGACATTCAGTGATACACTGCCTTCAAGGAAACACACGCGATAGAGGCAAAACAATGTTGCAACGGCAATTAATTTCTGTCATTGTAATGAATTTCTGCTCGTTGCTTCTAACCATATCTTGTGTAACGCTTGCGTTGATATGCAAAAATAACGAGATGGAATTTGCTGCCCTCTTTCAGCCATATGATGGCGGcaaaaactttgaaatttgtgCACAGGATATAATAAGCTACTTCTTGACTCTAACGCCGTACTACAGTTTACAAAAAATGTATACAAACTCTTAGGATTGGTCAAGAAAAGTAAATGTTGTACTGCTCCAAAGATATTGCGATGCCGTGATAATTCAAAAGGGTCGACCCAGTCTATTTCACTCGCGCGATAATCGTTCGTTATCCGAAGCTGGCCAATTGATACAATTAATTGACATCAGCAGACAGCAAATGCACTTGATATACGCAGCTTAAAGCAAGGGTAAATTATCTGAAAAAGGATTGAATACAATCAAAACCTTCACATACATTGGTAGTAATATCGAGCATCGCTATTAGCAGAGTATCTCGAAGTCTACCACGGCGaaagttgattttttatctGAGGTGCTGATCTTCGGACGCAATGCGCAAACGTAATTCCGTAGTTTTCCcaattattttattttttaaattacACGTACCAGGTAGATCACATACATATACCCAACACCTGTTATATAGTGAATTGAATTATTCGGAACATCAATAATCCTTTGCTTATAATTCTTGTTATCATCCATCTTGCATCTTTATTTAATTATATTTTGCACAATAAGCTATCTATGTGAGCTGCGTACGGTGACTCCAAACAATCTGTTAATTTCCATATAAATAACTTGTAGTCGGATCGTACAATGGCTCTATATAGGTTTGGACCGGTATGTAACCTAATATGGCTGACTCAAAACCTGCTAGATAGTTATCCAAGTGAATTTGAGTCTCGTATCCTTTATCACATTTTTACAATAGTGGCTAGCTATCTTTTTCATGTTAGGCTCACCCGGTATTCTCATGCAAgatcaaacaaaaaatggtaaagtTTTGGACTTTACATTGCTTACAGTTGCTTTTTTATGAAGATTCAAAAGATTATGTCCTCGGCGGCtaaattttccattaataatattatccTTTTACGCGACCGAAAAAGAGAAGCGTTTTAAGAGTTGTTTCTAAcaaatattaataataaagcTAACGTGAACTGACCAGGCTCTATTTGAAAGATATGGCaccgaaaaagaaatcaaacGATAGAGCCATTCAGGCAAAAGGCTCAGAAGGttaagtatttttttacatGCTCATCAAATACCGCCATTACTAACAATTGTACCCCGGGTATTTTATCAGCTGAACAATTAATAGAAGATTACTTGGTGTCACAATATAAACCATTTTCTGTAAATGATATAGTTCAGAATTTGCACAATAAAGTGACAAAAACAACAGCAACCAAAGCATTAGAAAATCTCGTTAACGAGAAACGCATAGTGTCTAAAACCTTCGGAAAGATTATAATTTACTCTTGTAATGAACAAGATACAGCATTACCAAGCAATATTGATCCTTCTCagtttgattttgaaactGTATTGCAACTGAGAAATGATTTAATAGAACTAGAGAGAGATAAATCAACGGCCAAAGACGCTCTTGACTCTGTAACTAAAGAAcctgaaaatgaagatcTCCTAACAATCattgaaaacgaagaaAACGAGTTGAAAAAGATTGAATCAAAATTACAAAGTCTACAGGATGATTGGGATCCAGCAAATGATGAGATTGTCAAGCGGATAATGTCTGAAGATACGCTGctacaaaaagaaatcacgAAGAGATCAAAGATTTGCAAAAACCTAATTGCTACAATAAAGGACTCAGTGTGCCCGAAAAATAT
This sequence is a window from Saccharomyces cerevisiae S288C chromosome VII, complete sequence. Protein-coding genes within it:
- a CDS encoding uncharacterized protein (hypothetical protein; conserved among S. cerevisiae strains; YGL034C is not an essential gene) encodes the protein MNVVAIIMASQETCSGRAPRETPEWRRPACLVASILVRALEFSWLFSTCLLVAFDFARDCGLPPHSGKTWSDGKGPAALSFGKTNTKEATTNFYNRLDEKSGEEQAEKRKENSRSWIIYLL
- the HOP2 gene encoding Hop2p (Meiosis-specific protein that localizes to chromosomes; prevents synapsis between nonhomologous chromosomes and ensures synapsis between homologs; forms complex with Mnd1p to promote homolog pairing and meiotic double-strand break repair; heterodimer of Hop2p-Mnd1p stimulates the Dmc1p-mediated strand invasion) → MAPKKKSNDRAIQAKGSEAEQLIEDYLVSQYKPFSVNDIVQNLHNKVTKTTATKALENLVNEKRIVSKTFGKIIIYSCNEQDTALPSNIDPSQFDFETVLQLRNDLIELERDKSTAKDALDSVTKEPENEDLLTIIENEENELKKIESKLQSLQDDWDPANDEIVKRIMSEDTLLQKEITKRSKICKNLIATIKDSVCPKNMNEFLEEIGFEDI